One genomic window of Glycine soja cultivar W05 chromosome 9, ASM419377v2, whole genome shotgun sequence includes the following:
- the LOC114366923 gene encoding uncharacterized protein LOC114366923 produces the protein MASQGHGNKLIVSTSPKSDSGSGGGGGAVGSLPKGQCLCSPTTHEGSFRCRLHRGPTASPTNWMKRSKSMPANKPVVSDSTC, from the coding sequence atgGCATCTCAAGGTCATGGTAACAAGCTCATCGTTTCCACATCACCAAAGAGTGACAGTggcagcggcggcggtggcggTGCAGTGGGATCATTGCCCAAAGGGCAGTGCTTGTGCTCACCAACGACACATGAAGGGTCCTTCCGGTGTCGTTTGCATCGTGGGCCTACAGCCTCACCAACAAATTGGATGAAGCGCTCCAAGTCCATGCCTGCTAATAAGCCTGTGGTTTCTGACTCCACATGCTGA
- the LOC114368860 gene encoding uncharacterized protein LOC114368860: MIGKDEFVSYSPLPSNPNPNPNPNPNPNPYPNPNPYYDPNPHPYPQNVVVLLPSYRPHFQRRRRRCIIYSAALFLFLLVAGAAFLLYPSDPEIRLARIRLDRIGIRTNPRPILDLSFSLTVKVRNRDFFSLSYDSLTVSVGYRGRQLGFVTAGGGSIRARGSSYVDATLTIDGFEVIYDAFYLLEDIAKGVIPFDTDTRVEGKLGLFFFTVPLKATVSCEVDVNINQQTIVRQDCYPKSLGDPLDESAYIEAGDT; encoded by the exons ATGATCGGGAAGGACGAGTTCGTCTCTTACTCGCCCCTTCCCtccaaccctaaccctaaccctaaccctaaccccaacCCCAACCCTTATCCCAATCCTAATCCTTATTACGACCCTAACCCTCATCCTTACCCCCAAAACGTCGTCGTTTTGCTCCCCTCCTACCGTCCCCATTTCCAGCGTCGTCGCCGCCGCTGCATCATCTACTCCGCGGcactcttcctcttcctcctcgTCGCTGGCGCCGCCTTCCTCCTCTACCCCTCCGACCCGGAGATTCGTCTCGCTCGGATCCGACTCGACCGCATCGGGATCCGAACCAACCCGAGGCCCATTCTCGACCTCTCATTCTCCCTCACCGTTAAAGTTCGCAACAGAGACTTTTTCTCCCTTTCCTATGACTCCCTCACCGTCTCCGTCGGCTACCGCGGCCGCCAGCTCGGCTTCGTAACCGCCGGCGGCGGCAGCATCAGGGCGCGCGGCTCCTCCTACGTTGACGCCACGCTCACCATCGACGGATTTGAGGTTATCTACGATGCGTTCTACTTGCTCGAAGATATCGCTAAGGGTGTGATTCCGTTTGACACTGACACGCGAGTTGAAGGGAAATTAggccttttcttcttcactgtTCCTTTGAAG GCAACAGTGTCGTGCGAAGTGGATGTGAATATAAACCAGCAGACAATTGTACGACAAGACTGCTATCCTAAG TCACTAGGTGATCCGCTGGATGAGAGCGCATATATTGAAGCTGGAGATACATGA
- the LOC114425872 gene encoding succinate dehydrogenase assembly factor 4, mitochondrial-like: protein MTTSFPRSLSCVVNTALRHTKSVSNAVTRLLCSSSTQPQHENPVREQTQTPPQESLHDENKQRYEPKEDDGDGDSINKETGEIGGPKGPEPTRYGDWERNGRCSDF from the coding sequence ATGACCACCTCTTTCCCTCGCTCGCTGTCCTGTGTAGTCAACACTGCTCTCCGCCACACCAAATCCGTTTCCAACGCAGTGACACGGCTCCTCTGCTCTTCTTCAACTCAGCCACAACATGAAAACCCTGTCAGGGAACAAACACAGACACCACCTCAAGAATCTCTCCATGATGAGAACAAACAAAGATATGAGCCCAAAGAAGATGACGGAGATGGTGACAGTATTAACAAAGAAACCGGTGAGATTGGTGGACCCAAGGGGCCCGAGCCCACTAGGTATGGTGATTGGGAACGCAATGGTCGCTGCTCTGATTTTTAA
- the LOC114425732 gene encoding aldehyde dehydrogenase family 2 member C4-like produces the protein MANLSNSHSESFVKIPTVKFAKLFINGEFLDSVSGKTFETVDPRTEEVIAEIAEANKEDVDIAVKAAREAFDFGPWPRIPGAERAKIMLKWSQLIEQNAEEIAALDTIDGGKLFSWCKAVDVPEASNILRYYAGAADKIHGDVFKTSRNLHLYSLMEPVGVVGHIIPWNFPTVMFFAKVAPALAAGCTVVIKPSEQTPLSSLFYAHLSKLAGIPDGVLNVVPGFGSIAGAAISSHMDIDAVSFTGSTETGRKIMQAAALSNLKPVSLELGGKSPLLIFDDADVDKAVDLALFGILHNKGEICVAFSRVYVQKGIYDEFEKKVVEKAKTWVVGDPFDPKVQQGPQTSKAQYDKILSYIEHGKSEGATLLTGGNPAGNKGYYIEPTIFANVKEDMLIAQEEIFGPVMTLSKFKTIEDGIKKANSSKYGLAAGIVTKNLDIANTVSRSIRAGIIWINCFFAFDIDCPFGGYKMSGFGRDYGLEALHKFLKVKSVATPIYNSPWL, from the exons ATGGCAAATCTCAGCAATAGCCACTCAGAATCCTTTGTCAAGATTCCAACAGTAAAGTTTGCCAAGCTTTTCATCAATGGAGAATTCCTAGATTCTGTTTCAG gaaaaacgtTTGAGACTGTTGACCCAAGAACAGAGGAAGTGATTGCTGAAATAGCAGAGGCTAACAAAGAAGATGTTGATATTGCTGTGAAGGCCGCACGTGAAGCATTTGATTTTGGTCCATGGCCACGCATCCCCGGTGCT GAAAGAGCAAAGATTATGCTGAAATGGTCACAGCTAATTGAACAGAACGCAGAAGAAATAGCAGCATTGGACACCATTGATGGGGGAAAGCTTTTCAGTTGGTGTAAGGCTGTGGATGTTCCTGAAGCATCCAACATCCTACGTTACTATGCCGGTGCTGCTGATAAAATTCATGGAGATGTGTTCAAAACATCTCGCAACCTCCACTTGTATTCTCTGATGGAACCTGTTGGTGTTGTTGGACACATTATCCCTTGGAATTTCCCTACCGTCATGTTTTTCGCCAAGGTTGCCCCGGCCTTGGCTGCTGGCTGCACCGTGGTCATCAAGCCTTCTGAGCAAACACCTCTGTCATCACTCTTTTATGCTCATCTTTCTAAGTTG GCTGGTATCCCAGATGGAGTGCTCAATGTAGTGCCCGGATTTGGCTCAATTGCAGGGGCTGCAATAAGTTCACATATGGACATTGACGCG GTCAGTTTTACAGGTTCAACAGAAACAGGTCGTAAAATAATGCAGGCTGCAGCCTTAAGCAATTTGAAACCTGTTTCACTCGAATTAGGAGGAAAGTCACcgcttttgatttttgatgaTGCTGATGTAGACAAAGCTGTTGATCTTGCTCTCTTTGGCATCCTACACAACAAG GGAGAAATCTGTGTTGCATTCTCCAGAGTTTATGTCCAGAAAGGGATTTATGATGAATTTGAGAAGAAGGTAGTCGAGAAGGCTAAAACTTGGGTTGTGGGGGACCCTTTTGATCCTAAAGTTCAGCAAGGACCCCAA ACTAGTAAGGCACAATATGATAAAATTCTTTCCTATATTGAGCATGGAAAGAGTGAAGGAGCCACACTGTTGACTGGGGGAAATCCAGCGGGCAACAAGGGATACTACATTGAGCCTACCATTTTTGCAAATGTTAAG GAGGACATGCTGATTGCACAAGAGGAAATATTTGGACCTGTGATGACACTTTCCAAGTTCAA GACCATTGAGGATGGAATTAAGAAAGCCAACAGCTCCAAATATGGCCTAGCAGCAGGGATTGTGACCAAGAACTTGGATATTGCAAACACTGTATCAAGGTCCATCCGTGCAGGCATCATTTGGATCAATTGCTTCTTTGCCTTTGATATTGATTGCCCTTTTGGAGGGTATAAGATGAGTGGATTTGGAAGAGATTATGGACTGGAAGCACTTCATAAGTTTCTCAAAGTTAAATCTGTTGCAACTCCTATTTACAATTCTCCTTGGCTTTGA